The Microbacterium sp. LWH7-1.2 genome window below encodes:
- a CDS encoding DEAD/DEAH box helicase — protein sequence MPTTAPAQAAQRRRKSSSARRDDEAPIIPILARKVREVEAKAQRGKLGPTNRVKFQVIAFLVREERARVKNDTELTDAARAELLKRLDGVATILAKTAARDTSLIQLLEVDQATSPVARRMRRDWLLESGAELAPDELIITDVAPVVATVVPAALAERQVVPPQVEARRDSNPFLAPDLTVRAPKQTPRRRLDSWELMGPLYKAFETGAGGATASMELPPVPEFDRLSPKGLEVMPHQSRFLESVRAGHRTFLLADEPGLGKTAESVLAASVANAYPLLAVVPNVVKMNWAREVERWTPQRRATVIHGDGEGIDAFADVFIVNYEILDRHLSWLGSIGLKGMVVDEAHFIKNLTSQRSQNVLALATRIREQVPNPLLLALTGTPLINDVEDFDAIWRFLGWTTGEKPGPVLMEKLDETGLTPADKSFYPEARDAVISMGIVRRKKKDVAADLPDKLIADLPVELDDEFGRSIRQAERELGERLAAKYRRIIEARGDRGHGPGHIDEDIVRLVSHNELEESKAAGTGSENVFTMVRKIGQAKAVLAADYAVQLQRSVGKVVFFAKHIDVMDTAEAHFAAAGLKTVSLRGDQATTARQQAIDAFNNDPEVGIAVCSLTAAGVGVNMQASSNVVLAELSWTAAEQTQAIDRVHRIGQDEPVTAWRIIAAHTIDTKIAELIDSKQGLAARALDGEAVDPQSSDSVQLSALMHLLRQALGAA from the coding sequence ATGCCGACCACGGCACCCGCCCAGGCGGCGCAGCGTCGCCGCAAGTCCTCGTCCGCGCGCCGCGACGACGAGGCCCCCATCATCCCGATCCTCGCCCGCAAGGTGCGCGAGGTCGAGGCGAAGGCCCAGCGCGGCAAGCTGGGGCCCACGAACCGGGTCAAGTTCCAGGTCATCGCCTTCCTCGTCCGCGAGGAGCGTGCGCGTGTGAAGAACGACACGGAGCTGACGGATGCTGCGCGCGCCGAGCTGCTCAAGCGGCTCGACGGCGTCGCCACCATCCTCGCCAAGACCGCGGCGCGCGACACGTCGCTCATCCAGCTGCTCGAGGTCGACCAGGCCACCTCTCCCGTCGCACGTCGCATGCGGCGCGACTGGCTGCTCGAATCGGGTGCCGAGCTGGCACCCGACGAGCTCATCATCACCGACGTCGCCCCCGTCGTCGCGACCGTCGTGCCCGCCGCGCTCGCCGAGCGCCAGGTGGTGCCGCCGCAGGTCGAGGCGCGTCGCGACTCCAATCCCTTCCTCGCGCCGGACCTCACGGTCCGCGCCCCGAAGCAGACGCCGCGGCGCCGCCTCGACAGCTGGGAGCTCATGGGCCCGCTGTACAAGGCGTTCGAGACGGGCGCCGGCGGCGCGACCGCCTCGATGGAGCTCCCGCCCGTGCCGGAGTTCGACCGTCTGTCGCCCAAGGGCCTCGAGGTCATGCCGCACCAGTCGCGGTTCCTCGAGTCCGTGCGCGCCGGTCACCGCACGTTCCTCCTCGCCGACGAGCCGGGCCTGGGCAAGACGGCGGAGTCGGTGCTCGCAGCATCCGTCGCGAACGCGTACCCGCTCCTCGCGGTCGTGCCCAACGTCGTCAAGATGAACTGGGCACGCGAGGTCGAGCGCTGGACGCCGCAGCGGCGTGCGACGGTGATCCACGGTGACGGCGAAGGCATCGACGCGTTCGCCGACGTGTTCATCGTCAACTACGAGATCCTCGACCGTCACCTCTCGTGGCTCGGCTCGATCGGCCTGAAGGGCATGGTCGTCGACGAGGCGCACTTCATCAAGAACCTCACCTCGCAGCGCTCGCAGAACGTGCTGGCGCTCGCGACGCGCATCCGCGAGCAGGTGCCCAACCCGCTGCTGCTCGCCCTCACCGGCACGCCCCTGATCAACGACGTCGAGGACTTCGACGCGATCTGGCGCTTCCTCGGCTGGACCACCGGCGAGAAGCCCGGTCCGGTACTCATGGAGAAGCTCGATGAGACAGGGCTGACCCCCGCTGACAAGTCGTTCTATCCCGAGGCGCGGGACGCGGTGATCTCGATGGGCATCGTGCGGCGCAAGAAGAAGGATGTCGCCGCCGACCTGCCCGACAAGCTCATCGCCGACCTCCCCGTGGAGCTCGACGACGAGTTCGGCCGCTCGATCCGCCAGGCCGAGCGCGAGCTCGGCGAGCGGCTTGCGGCGAAGTACCGCCGCATCATCGAGGCGCGCGGCGACCGCGGCCACGGCCCCGGCCACATCGACGAGGACATCGTCCGTCTCGTCTCTCACAACGAGCTCGAGGAGTCGAAGGCCGCCGGCACGGGGTCCGAGAACGTCTTCACGATGGTGCGCAAGATCGGCCAGGCCAAGGCCGTTCTCGCCGCCGACTATGCCGTGCAGCTGCAGCGCTCGGTCGGCAAGGTCGTGTTCTTCGCCAAGCACATCGACGTCATGGACACCGCCGAGGCGCACTTCGCCGCCGCAGGTCTCAAGACGGTGTCGCTGCGAGGCGACCAGGCCACCACGGCCCGCCAGCAGGCGATCGACGCGTTCAACAACGACCCCGAGGTCGGCATCGCGGTCTGCTCGCTCACCGCAGCGGGCGTCGGCGTGAACATGCAGGCGTCGTCGAACGTCGTACTCGCCGAGCTGTCGTGGACCGCCGCCGAGCAGACGCAGGCGATCGACCGCGTGCACCGCATCGGCCAGGACGAGCCCGTCACCGCGTGGCGCATCATCGCCGCGCACACGATCGACACCAAGATCGCCGAGCTCATCGACTCCAAGCAGGGCCTCGCCGCCCGTGCGCTGGACGGCGAGGCCGTCGACCCGCAGTCGAGCGACTCGGTGCAGCTGTCTGCGCTCATGCACCTGCTGCGTCAGGCGCTCGGCGCCGCATAA
- a CDS encoding glycerophosphodiester phosphodiesterase family protein, producing the protein MPQSAASDRARDRIHALSVMCVLAIASLVIAFLGATPARVSSRELMGDERTPGEPAFIASHRGGAATAPENTLPAITAALAGGFDYVEVDVALTADRHPVLMHDKTVDRTTDGHGRLASLTLAEVKALDAGSWFDRTYAGTPVPTWVEFLDTLVATDDGRAIVEMKGEWDAPAVDAAVAEVAARGLERRIVFASFDARTLALAAAGSDVLSRLLILKQLPSDVVSAVAEAGARGVVVNRKAVLARPGIVDELHAAGARVVVYTLNDDSQWDEVTALGVDGIVTDDPHTLSEWQSAYAGP; encoded by the coding sequence ATGCCCCAGTCCGCGGCATCAGATCGCGCCCGCGACCGGATCCACGCTCTGTCCGTCATGTGCGTCCTCGCGATCGCGAGCCTGGTGATCGCCTTCCTCGGCGCCACTCCTGCGCGCGTGAGCTCGCGGGAGCTGATGGGGGACGAGCGGACCCCCGGCGAGCCGGCGTTCATCGCCAGCCATCGCGGGGGAGCGGCGACGGCACCGGAGAACACGCTGCCGGCCATCACCGCGGCGCTCGCCGGCGGGTTCGACTACGTCGAGGTCGACGTGGCCCTCACCGCCGATCGTCATCCCGTGCTCATGCACGACAAGACCGTCGACCGCACCACCGACGGCCACGGCCGGCTGGCCTCGTTGACGCTCGCCGAAGTGAAGGCGCTCGATGCCGGCTCCTGGTTCGACCGCACCTACGCGGGCACCCCGGTCCCCACCTGGGTCGAGTTCCTCGATACCCTCGTCGCGACCGACGACGGCCGCGCGATCGTGGAGATGAAGGGCGAATGGGATGCCCCGGCCGTGGACGCGGCCGTCGCGGAGGTCGCCGCGCGCGGCCTCGAGCGCCGCATCGTCTTCGCGAGCTTCGACGCGCGGACGCTGGCGCTCGCTGCGGCGGGGTCGGACGTGCTGTCGCGGCTGCTCATCCTCAAGCAGCTCCCATCGGATGTCGTGAGCGCGGTCGCCGAGGCCGGAGCGCGCGGCGTCGTCGTCAACCGCAAGGCGGTGCTCGCGCGGCCGGGGATCGTCGACGAGCTGCACGCCGCGGGCGCGCGCGTCGTCGTCTACACACTCAACGACGACTCCCAATGGGATGAGGTGACGGCCCTGGGCGTCGACGGCATCGTCACAGACGACCCGCACACGCTGTCGGAATGGCAGAGCGCGTACGCGGGTCCGTGA